A stretch of Ipomoea triloba cultivar NCNSP0323 chromosome 13, ASM357664v1 DNA encodes these proteins:
- the LOC116002052 gene encoding dihydrolipoyl dehydrogenase 1, mitochondrial-like: MAMARRTLLSSKNLYYNSSKYYSFSLNRGFASGSDEENDVVVIGGGPAGYVAAIKAAQLGLKTTCIDKRGTLGGTSVNVGSIPSKTLLHHSHLYHEATHSSANWFKFPSVEVDLPALMAQKDEVVSDLTKGIEGLFKKNKVNYVKGYGKFLSPSEIKVDTIDGGETVVKGKNIIIATGSDVKGLPGITIDEDKIVSSTGALALKKIPKKLVVIGAGGYIGLEIGCIWGRLGSEVTIVEFAPQIVPSMDGEVRRQFQRTLEKQKMKFMLKTKVLSVDNSGDGVKLTLEPAAGGDQTVLEGDVVLVSAGRTPFTVGLQLDKIGVETDKVGRILVNESFATTVPGVYAIGDVIPGPMLAHKAMKDGVACVECIAGKEGHLDYDMCPVVVYTHPEVASVGKTEEQVKALGVSYSVRKSPLVTNLSRAKAIYYAEGLLKILAEKETDKILGVHIMAPNAGDLIHEALKALQLGTSGEDLARAWF; this comes from the exons ATGGCAATGGCTAGACGGACCCTGCTCTCGTCGAAGAATCTCTACTACAACAGCTCCAAGTACTACTCCTTCTCCTTGAACAGAGGATTCGCGTCGGGATCTGATGAGGAGAACGACGTCGTTGTCATCGGCGGTGGCCCCGCAGGCTATGTCGCCGCCATCAAGGCGGCTCAGCTGGGCCTCAAGACCACCTGCATCGACAAGCGCGGAACCCTAGGTGGAACCTCCGTTAACGTTGGTTCTATTCCTTCTAAG ACATTACTGCACCACTCACACCTGTACCATGAAGCTACACACTCATCTGCCAATTGGTTTAAGTTTCCTTCTGTTGAGGTTGATTTACCTGCCTTGATGGCCCAAAAAGATGAAGTTGTGTCTGACTTAACAAAAGGTATTGAGGGTCTATTCAAAAAGAACAAAGTGAACTATGTCAAGGGATATGGTAAGTTCCTCTCACCTTCAGAAATTAAGGTGGACACTATTGATGGAGGTGAAACTGTTGTCAAAgggaaaaatattataattgccACTGGTTCTGATGTCAAAGGTCTTCCTGGGATAACCATTGATGAGGACAAAATTGTATCATCTACTGGCGCTTTAGCATTAAAGAAAATTCCTAAGAAGCTAGTGGTCATTGGAGCTGGGGGGTATATTGGACTGGAAATCGGCTGTATCTGGGGCCGACTTGGCTCAGAGGTCACTATTGTTGAATTTGCACCTCAAATTGTTCCTAGCATGGATGGTGAAGTTCGCAGACAATTTCAGCGCACCCTCGAGAAGCAGAAGATGAAATTTATGCTTAAGACTAAGGTGCTCTCAGTTGACAATTCAGGTGATGGTGTTAAGCTGACACTTGAACCGGCAGCTGGTGGTGATCAGACTGTTCTTGAAGGTGATGTGGTCCTTGTTTCTGCTGGTAGAACTCCATTTACTGTAGGGCTTCAATTGGACAAAATAGGAGTTGAAACTGACAAGGTTGGCAGAATCTTAGTTAATGAAAGCTTTGCCACTACTGTACCTGGGGTCTATGCAATTGGTGATGTTATTCCAGGGCCTATGTTGGCTCACAAGGCAATGAAAGATGGTGTCGCATGTGTGGAATGCATTGCAGGCAAGGAAGGCCACTTGGACTATGATATGTGTCCAGTGGTTGTGTACACACACCCTGAGGTGGCCTCAGTAGGAAAAACCGAGGAACAAGTGAAGGCACTTGGAGTCAGTTATAGTGTTCGGAAGTCCCCTTTGGTTACAAATCTCAGCAGGGCCAAGGCAATTTATTACGCTGAGGGGTTACTCAAGATCCTCGCTGAGAAGGAAACCGACAAAATATTGGGTGTCCACATCATGGCACCAAATGCAGGAGACCTCATCCACGAGGCCTTGAAGGCATTGCAGCTTGGAACATCCGGCGAGGACCTCGCTCGTGCATGGTTTTGA